A single region of the Halichondria panicea chromosome 10, odHalPani1.1, whole genome shotgun sequence genome encodes:
- the LOC135342268 gene encoding mediator of RNA polymerase II transcription subunit 25-like isoform X2 has product MVVPSTAHRDVIFVIDSSACHSGVLPFLLKEYIQPCVEYFSGRKLPDISYGMQTGPVQYGLVTLNAPGLTYRPVCTYYPITSNPTKLLKWIADLRLEGGLVGHSLLLSEGLAAAMELGQLMRSTRESCMSPDVTVEKHCVLVLNQPPSHHPCVESLKHAGKTLPQIIKLLVEGGVHLSLISPRCLADLRHLVQKTLPIPSSETDTSPLDDIDHALHPGHLVLLQGFQLSAIKERKKALLEERMGSSEVKPTTDISMDTTSPAVKIESVKIEDPLPANLLIKVEPRSDSALTFSTGTPLKQEPLTESTSFTLPTPPTTQPVKIAVVGQASAQVLPTGRSAGSSSHNPIQIISPSLPNKLFFSQPPISAIKNEAISVQSTINETQSTTTQSTPFSTASSSVSMARTASGGVPSVGGTGPNLEMAMKAAQLAIIQAHHVSGQASNSSVPQPGSGSIPSNQASVSIGQNQQVAPGVQPNHSVMVQPSQVSQASAFAGNNITNNPTVSGVGDILHRVPTPPIGSVPSAVPQAPPPTLAPTPAQPGLPLQGQLQAPLQQVPRPVTIWIGIMEVADVHENQRQMRQIQCSVTTSRSDVIQEIQPNTWPKKMTMSAYPKAMLNSIMTGMDFNRGTSNLKTVNFVFPDPQNQNVSVLRQLMAVDAPIKMFAIVHPVVANTVCPIKALILVWNDKLKQFTGLIPLEQEKFVNVFKQVLIRHRQIQQQQQQLQQGGLQSSIQQQQQPSQPPGIQQQQPPGIQQQQQPLGIQQGSQQQQQPSQPPGVQQQQQPPGVQQQQQPSGFQQQQLPGIHQQQQQPPGIQQQQQASGLQQSGAQMGQNYSQSSVSYATPSSMQSTMSQAQGSNTIGQPSGGGIMGQRAGQGQQQQQGFNQGSTMGQQTQSGNGGMISQQQQQIGLLGQQQSQRGIVQQQQGPGMVQQQQGQTMQQGQSHMGQQSQPGMMGQQGQGIVNQQQQGQTMQQQQQQQQQAGGVMGKTGPSNMVGQQGATQPQSGFGQGGMTQQQQQQEKVKKFLMALINSTPEQREVLFQRMGIVSLEVRQQWLSKAGHYKQQLIQTRMQMMGGGSQQGVQQQMSIGHNMQSQMNQGGYNRPGGVGQAMGGIRPPANQMPPQQQQQHMPSGYNQWQGQ; this is encoded by the exons ATGGTGGTCCCAAGTACAGCACACAGAGATGTTATATTTGTGATAGACTCTTCAGCATGTCATAGTGGAGTGTTACCATTCCTACTGAAGGAGTATATTCAGCCATGTGTCGA GTATTTCAGTGGTAGAAAGCTGCCCGATATCTCCTATGGCATGCAG ACTGGTCCTGTGCAGTATGGTCTGGTGACACTGAATGCCCCTGGCCTCACCTATCGCCCTGTGTGCACTTACTACCCAATTACCAGTAACCCCACTAAACTGCTCAAGTGGATCGCTGACTTGAG GCTGGAGGGTGGTCTGGTGGGACACTCCCTGCTGCTCTCTGAGGGACTGGCTGCAGCCATGGAGCTGGGCCAGTTAATGAGGAGCACAAGAGAATCATG tatgagTCCCGATGTGACGGTGGAGAAGCACTGCGTTCTAGTGCTGAACCAACCCCCCTCTCACCATCCATGCGTGGAGTCCCTCAAACACGCCGGGAAGACACTACCACAAATTATCAAGCTGCTCGTTGAG GGAGGTGTGCACCTGTCTCTTATCTCCCCTCGTTGTCTGGCCGATCTGAGGCACCTAGTACAGAAGACACTGCCCATCCCCTCTTCAGAAACTGATACATCACCCCTCGATGATATAGACCACGCCCTCCATCCAGGTCACCTTGTGCTCCTGCAAGGATTTCAACTGTCAG CTATCAAGGAGCGGAAAAAGGCTCTTCTGGAAGAGAGAATGGGCTCTTCTGAAGTGAAACCAACTACCGATATTTCCATGGACACCACCTCACCAGCTGTTAAGATAGAGTCTGTTAAGATAGAGGATCCTCTTCCGGCAAACTTATTGATAAAAGTTGAACCTCGCAGCGACTCCGCCCTCACCTTCTCCACAGGCACACCTCTCAAACAGGAGCCCCTCACAGAGTCCACCAGCTTCACATTGCCCACACCGCCCACCACACAACCCGTCAAGATTGCCGTGGTAGGTCAAGCCAGTGCTCAGGTCCTCCCTACCGGTAGGTCAGCTGGCAGTAGCAGTCACAACCCCATACAGATCATCTCTCCAAGTTTACCCAACAAACTATTCTTCTCGCAGCCTCCCATCTCTGCAATTAAGAACGAAGCTATTTCTGTACAGAGTACCATTAACGAGACTCAGTCGACAACTACTCAAAGCACACCGTTTTCAACAGCTTCATCGTCTGTTTCTATGGCGAGGACGGCCTCAGGGGGAGTcccctctgtggggggtactgGACCAAACTTGGAGATGGCAATGAAAGCCGCTCAACTTGCAATAATCCAGGCTCATCATGTGTCCGGTCAGGCGTCCAATTCCAGTGTGCCCCAACCGGGTTCGGGTTCCATTCCAAGCAATCAGGCATCAGTATCAATAGGACAGAAtcaacag GTGGCCCCAGGAGTGCAACCCAACCACAGTGTGATGGTTCAGCCGTCTCAAGTCTCCCAGGCATCTGCTTTTGCTGGTAACAATATAACGAACAACCCGACAGTTAGTGGGGTAGGGGACATATTGCATCGTGTTCCCACTCCTCCCATTGGGTCCGTGCCCAGTGCTGTACCTCAAGCTCCTCCTCCCACACTGGCACCAACTCCAGCACAG cctgggCTCCCATTGCAAGGCCAGCTACAAGCTCCACTTCAACAAGTGCCGCGGCCAGTCACAATATGGATTGGCATCATGGAGGTAGCAGATGTT CACGAGAACCAGCGTCAGATGAGGCAGATCCAGTGTTCCGTGACCACCAGCAGAAGTGACGTTATTCAAGAAAT ACAGCCAAACACTTGGCCAAAGAAGATGACAATGAGTGCCTACCCTAAAGCCATGTTG AACTCAATCATGACTGGAATGGACTTCAACAGGGGCACTTCAAACCTCAAGACAGTCAACTTTGTGTTTCCAGACCCTCAAAACCAGAATGTATCAGTGCTACGTCAACTCATGGCTGTCGACGCCCCCATCAAAATG TTTGCAATAGTACACCCGGTGGTGGCCAACACAGTATGCCCTATTAAAGCTCTTATCCTTGTCTGGAATGACAAGCTGAAACAGTTCACTGGACTAATACCACTGGAGCAG GAGAAGTTTGTAAATGTTTTCAAGCAAGTACTGATAAGACACAGACAG ATTCAGCAACAACAGCAGCAACTACAGCAAGGTGGCCTACAGAGTAGCATCCAACAACAACAGCAACCCTCGCAACCCCCTGGTATACAACAACAGCAACCCCCTGGTATACAACAACAGCAACAACCCCTTGGTATACAACAAGGTTCACAACAACAACAGCAACCCTCCCAACCCCCTGGTGTACAACAACAGCAGCAACCCCCTGGTGTACAACAACAGCAGCAACCCTCAGGCTTCCAACAGCAGCAACTCCCTGGTATACACCAACAACAGCAGCAACCCCCTGGTATACAACAACAGCAGCAGGCCTCTGGACTCCAGCAAAGTGGAGCTCAGATGGGACAGAACTATTCGCAATCTTCTGTGTCGTACGCTACACCATCGAGTATGCAGTCGACTATGTCTCAGGCCCAAGGCTCTAATACGATAGGACAGCCAAGCGGAGGAGGGATTATGGGTCAACGTGCAGGGCAAGGGCAGCAGCAACAGCAAGGCTTTAATCAGGGGAGTACAATGGGGCAGCAAACACAATCCGGTAATGGAGGAATGATCAGTCAGCAGCAGCAACAAATTGGACTACTGGGACAGCAACAG TCGCAGCGAGGTATAGTACAGCAGCAGCAAGGGCCAGGGATGGTACAGCAGCAACAAGGTCAAACCATGCAGCAGGGACAGTCTCACATGGGCCAGCAGTCACAGCCGGGAATGATGGGTCAACAAGGGCAAGGAATCGTGAATCAACAGCAGCAAGGGCAGACTATGCAACAGcaacagcagcagcagcagcaggcTGGAGGGGTAATGGGCAAGACAGGACCGAGCAACATGGTGGGTCAGCAA GGGGCCACTCAGCCACAGTCCGGGTTTGGACAGGGGGGAATGACTCAACAGCAGCAACAA CAAGAGAAAGTTAAGAAGTTTTTAATGGCACTGATCAATTCGACACCAGAGCAACGAGAGGTTCTTTTCCAGCGAATGGGAATTGTTTCCCTGGAGGTAAGACAGCAATGGCTGTCCAAAGCCGGTCACTACAAGCAGCAGCTTATTCAGACTCGGATGCAGATGATGGGAG
- the LOC135342268 gene encoding mediator of RNA polymerase II transcription subunit 25-like isoform X1 encodes MVVPSTAHRDVIFVIDSSACHSGVLPFLLKEYIQPCVEYFSGRKLPDISYGMQTGPVQYGLVTLNAPGLTYRPVCTYYPITSNPTKLLKWIADLRLEGGLVGHSLLLSEGLAAAMELGQLMRSTRESCMSPDVTVEKHCVLVLNQPPSHHPCVESLKHAGKTLPQIIKLLVEGGVHLSLISPRCLADLRHLVQKTLPIPSSETDTSPLDDIDHALHPGHLVLLQGFQLSAIKERKKALLEERMGSSEVKPTTDISMDTTSPAVKIESVKIEDPLPANLLIKVEPRSDSALTFSTGTPLKQEPLTESTSFTLPTPPTTQPVKIAVVGQASAQVLPTGRSAGSSSHNPIQIISPSLPNKLFFSQPPISAIKNEAISVQSTINETQSTTTQSTPFSTASSSVSMARTASGGVPSVGGTGPNLEMAMKAAQLAIIQAHHVSGQASNSSVPQPGSGSIPSNQASVSIGQNQQVAPGVQPNHSVMVQPSQVSQASAFAGNNITNNPTVSGVGDILHRVPTPPIGSVPSAVPQAPPPTLAPTPAQPGLPLQGQLQAPLQQVPRPVTIWIGIMEVADVHENQRQMRQIQCSVTTSRSDVIQEIQPNTWPKKMTMSAYPKAMLNSIMTGMDFNRGTSNLKTVNFVFPDPQNQNVSVLRQLMAVDAPIKMFAIVHPVVANTVCPIKALILVWNDKLKQFTGLIPLEQEKFVNVFKQVLIRHRQIQQQQQQLQQGGLQSSIQQQQQPSQPPGIQQQQPPGIQQQQQPLGIQQGSQQQQQPSQPPGVQQQQQPPGVQQQQQPSGFQQQQLPGIHQQQQQPPGIQQQQQASGLQQSGAQMGQNYSQSSVSYATPSSMQSTMSQAQGSNTIGQPSGGGIMGQRAGQGQQQQQGFNQGSTMGQQTQSGNGGMISQQQQQIGLLGQQQSQRGIVQQQQGPGMVQQQQGQTMQQGQSHMGQQSQPGMMGQQGQGIVNQQQQGQTMQQQQQQQQQAGGVMGKTGPSNMVGQQGATQPQSGFGQGATQPQSGFGQGGMTQQQQQQEKVKKFLMALINSTPEQREVLFQRMGIVSLEVRQQWLSKAGHYKQQLIQTRMQMMGGGSQQGVQQQMSIGHNMQSQMNQGGYNRPGGVGQAMGGIRPPANQMPPQQQQQHMPSGYNQWQGQ; translated from the exons ATGGTGGTCCCAAGTACAGCACACAGAGATGTTATATTTGTGATAGACTCTTCAGCATGTCATAGTGGAGTGTTACCATTCCTACTGAAGGAGTATATTCAGCCATGTGTCGA GTATTTCAGTGGTAGAAAGCTGCCCGATATCTCCTATGGCATGCAG ACTGGTCCTGTGCAGTATGGTCTGGTGACACTGAATGCCCCTGGCCTCACCTATCGCCCTGTGTGCACTTACTACCCAATTACCAGTAACCCCACTAAACTGCTCAAGTGGATCGCTGACTTGAG GCTGGAGGGTGGTCTGGTGGGACACTCCCTGCTGCTCTCTGAGGGACTGGCTGCAGCCATGGAGCTGGGCCAGTTAATGAGGAGCACAAGAGAATCATG tatgagTCCCGATGTGACGGTGGAGAAGCACTGCGTTCTAGTGCTGAACCAACCCCCCTCTCACCATCCATGCGTGGAGTCCCTCAAACACGCCGGGAAGACACTACCACAAATTATCAAGCTGCTCGTTGAG GGAGGTGTGCACCTGTCTCTTATCTCCCCTCGTTGTCTGGCCGATCTGAGGCACCTAGTACAGAAGACACTGCCCATCCCCTCTTCAGAAACTGATACATCACCCCTCGATGATATAGACCACGCCCTCCATCCAGGTCACCTTGTGCTCCTGCAAGGATTTCAACTGTCAG CTATCAAGGAGCGGAAAAAGGCTCTTCTGGAAGAGAGAATGGGCTCTTCTGAAGTGAAACCAACTACCGATATTTCCATGGACACCACCTCACCAGCTGTTAAGATAGAGTCTGTTAAGATAGAGGATCCTCTTCCGGCAAACTTATTGATAAAAGTTGAACCTCGCAGCGACTCCGCCCTCACCTTCTCCACAGGCACACCTCTCAAACAGGAGCCCCTCACAGAGTCCACCAGCTTCACATTGCCCACACCGCCCACCACACAACCCGTCAAGATTGCCGTGGTAGGTCAAGCCAGTGCTCAGGTCCTCCCTACCGGTAGGTCAGCTGGCAGTAGCAGTCACAACCCCATACAGATCATCTCTCCAAGTTTACCCAACAAACTATTCTTCTCGCAGCCTCCCATCTCTGCAATTAAGAACGAAGCTATTTCTGTACAGAGTACCATTAACGAGACTCAGTCGACAACTACTCAAAGCACACCGTTTTCAACAGCTTCATCGTCTGTTTCTATGGCGAGGACGGCCTCAGGGGGAGTcccctctgtggggggtactgGACCAAACTTGGAGATGGCAATGAAAGCCGCTCAACTTGCAATAATCCAGGCTCATCATGTGTCCGGTCAGGCGTCCAATTCCAGTGTGCCCCAACCGGGTTCGGGTTCCATTCCAAGCAATCAGGCATCAGTATCAATAGGACAGAAtcaacag GTGGCCCCAGGAGTGCAACCCAACCACAGTGTGATGGTTCAGCCGTCTCAAGTCTCCCAGGCATCTGCTTTTGCTGGTAACAATATAACGAACAACCCGACAGTTAGTGGGGTAGGGGACATATTGCATCGTGTTCCCACTCCTCCCATTGGGTCCGTGCCCAGTGCTGTACCTCAAGCTCCTCCTCCCACACTGGCACCAACTCCAGCACAG cctgggCTCCCATTGCAAGGCCAGCTACAAGCTCCACTTCAACAAGTGCCGCGGCCAGTCACAATATGGATTGGCATCATGGAGGTAGCAGATGTT CACGAGAACCAGCGTCAGATGAGGCAGATCCAGTGTTCCGTGACCACCAGCAGAAGTGACGTTATTCAAGAAAT ACAGCCAAACACTTGGCCAAAGAAGATGACAATGAGTGCCTACCCTAAAGCCATGTTG AACTCAATCATGACTGGAATGGACTTCAACAGGGGCACTTCAAACCTCAAGACAGTCAACTTTGTGTTTCCAGACCCTCAAAACCAGAATGTATCAGTGCTACGTCAACTCATGGCTGTCGACGCCCCCATCAAAATG TTTGCAATAGTACACCCGGTGGTGGCCAACACAGTATGCCCTATTAAAGCTCTTATCCTTGTCTGGAATGACAAGCTGAAACAGTTCACTGGACTAATACCACTGGAGCAG GAGAAGTTTGTAAATGTTTTCAAGCAAGTACTGATAAGACACAGACAG ATTCAGCAACAACAGCAGCAACTACAGCAAGGTGGCCTACAGAGTAGCATCCAACAACAACAGCAACCCTCGCAACCCCCTGGTATACAACAACAGCAACCCCCTGGTATACAACAACAGCAACAACCCCTTGGTATACAACAAGGTTCACAACAACAACAGCAACCCTCCCAACCCCCTGGTGTACAACAACAGCAGCAACCCCCTGGTGTACAACAACAGCAGCAACCCTCAGGCTTCCAACAGCAGCAACTCCCTGGTATACACCAACAACAGCAGCAACCCCCTGGTATACAACAACAGCAGCAGGCCTCTGGACTCCAGCAAAGTGGAGCTCAGATGGGACAGAACTATTCGCAATCTTCTGTGTCGTACGCTACACCATCGAGTATGCAGTCGACTATGTCTCAGGCCCAAGGCTCTAATACGATAGGACAGCCAAGCGGAGGAGGGATTATGGGTCAACGTGCAGGGCAAGGGCAGCAGCAACAGCAAGGCTTTAATCAGGGGAGTACAATGGGGCAGCAAACACAATCCGGTAATGGAGGAATGATCAGTCAGCAGCAGCAACAAATTGGACTACTGGGACAGCAACAG TCGCAGCGAGGTATAGTACAGCAGCAGCAAGGGCCAGGGATGGTACAGCAGCAACAAGGTCAAACCATGCAGCAGGGACAGTCTCACATGGGCCAGCAGTCACAGCCGGGAATGATGGGTCAACAAGGGCAAGGAATCGTGAATCAACAGCAGCAAGGGCAGACTATGCAACAGcaacagcagcagcagcagcaggcTGGAGGGGTAATGGGCAAGACAGGACCGAGCAACATGGTGGGTCAGCAAGGGGCCACTCAGCCACAGTCCGGATTTGGACAGGGGGCCACTCAGCCACAGTCCGGGTTTGGACAGGGGGGAATGACTCAACAGCAGCAACAA CAAGAGAAAGTTAAGAAGTTTTTAATGGCACTGATCAATTCGACACCAGAGCAACGAGAGGTTCTTTTCCAGCGAATGGGAATTGTTTCCCTGGAGGTAAGACAGCAATGGCTGTCCAAAGCCGGTCACTACAAGCAGCAGCTTATTCAGACTCGGATGCAGATGATGGGAG
- the LOC135342282 gene encoding deoxynucleotidyltransferase terminal-interacting protein 2-like — protein sequence MSCEYGRPIYETKIYPRGSIKMVLTRRSSRRHKPQAEPDIEVSTTLKPAGEDDKELDLLTEQVLERLTSQQEKVASEALPPDVMELSHATDDCPFQLASSLQPKLEETPYFSNESLQLKSGGSSSSLCVLKGEVDTLLKKSVITADFEKKDGVPPIRGPSKYARERANKAARLRSAGKGWFDMPAPQVTPDLKNDLKLLRMRNALDPSRHYKANDSKQLPRYFQVGRVVSGPGEFYSSRIPRRQQKQSLVEELLSNEESRAYHKKKYLELQAKFSSGTRRKRHVKRKRK from the exons ATGTCCTGTGAGTATGGCCGGCCTATATACGAGACTAAGATCTACCCACGTGGCTCTATAAAGATGGTGTTGACTAGAAGATCTTCTCGTCGGCATAAGCCCCAGGCCGAGCCTGACATTGAAGTGTCAACCACACTAAAACCAGCAGGAGAGGATGATAAAGAGCTAGACCTACTGACAGAGCAAGTGTTGGAGAGACTAACCAGCCAGCAAGAGAAAGTTGCTTCTGAAGCCCTACCCCCTGATGTGATGGAACTATCCCATGCTACTGATGATTGTCCTTTCCAACTTGCCTCGTCTTTACAGCCCAAGCTAGAGGAGACGCCATATTTTAGTAATGAATCGCTTCAACTTAAAAGTGGTGGTTCCAGTAGCAGTCTCTGCGTGTTGAAGGGTGAGGTGGACACACTACTAAAGAAGAGCGTGATCACTGCAGACTTCGAGAAAAAGGATGGCGTCCCTCCAATCCGTGGTCCGTCCAAGTACGCAAGAGAAAGAGCAAACAAG GCTGCTCGTCTGAGATCAGCTGGTAAAGGGTGGTTTGATATGCCTGCTCCACAAGTGACCCCTGACCTCAAGAACGACCTCAAACTGCTCAGAATGAGAAATGCCCTCGACCCATCACGTCACTACAAGGCCAACGACTCTAAACAGTTGCCAAGATACTTCCAG gtAGGAAGAGTAGTGAGTGGTCCTGGGGAGTTCTACTCAAGCAGGATACCACGGCGACAACAGAAACAGTCTCTAGTTGaagagctgctctccaacGAAGAGTCGAGAGCTTACCACAAGAAGAAGTACTTGGAACTTCAGGCAAAGTTCAGCAGCGGAACAAGGAGGAAAAGACATGTCAAACGTAAGAGGAAGTGA